The following nucleotide sequence is from Microbacterium arborescens.
AGGTGAAGGCAGCCATCGCTTCGCAGGGGATGGGCGCCTTCTCCGACGAGGCGCTGCGCAGCCAGGACGCCGGCCTCGCATACGACGCCGCGGGGTCGTTCTACGCGTACGCCGACGCCCATGGTGGTACGGCCTGGACGATGGCGGTGGACGCCGTCGTCGGCGGTGGGTTCTTCGTCGACAGCACGGACTTCACCGAGGCCGACTGGCAGGCATGGGTCGCGTCTCAGTGACGGCGGGCCCCGTGTCGTGCGCCCGGCTGCAGCGGGGGCGGCCCGCGAGCGGCGCGCGCTTCGTAGGCTGGAACGCGTGCAAGCTCTGACCGAAGAACAAGTCCGCGCCTCGTTCGTGAACGCGACCGCCGACGACCGTCGGATCATGGCGATGCCGATCGACTTCATGCTGCTCGATTGGGACCACCTCGACTTCCTCGCGTGGCGCGATCCGAACTCGCGCGAACGCGGCTATCTCATCGCCCAGCACGAGGGCACCCCGGTCGGAGTCGTGCTGCGCGCGGCGTCGGGAAGCTCGCGGGCACGCTCCGCGCTCTGCAACCTCTGTCACACGATGCAGCCCGGCGACCAGGTGACGCTCTTCAGCGCCCGCAAAGCGGGGCCCGGGGGCGATGCCGGCGACACGATCGGCACCTACATCTGCGCAGACCTCGGTTGCCACGACAACGTGCGCATCGCCGGACCACTCGCGCCTAGCGAGATCCGAGCCAGCGTCGATCGCCGGATCGACGGCACGCGCCACCGCACCGAGGCCTTCGTCGGACGGGTCATCGGCACCGACGACTGAGAGCTCCGCCATGGTTCGGAGCACGCGGTCACAGGGGGTAATATGGGTTCTCGCGCCTCCGGTCGACTGCACAAGCCGGGCGGGTGCGCACTGGCGAGTTACCCAAGCGGCCAAAGGGATCTGACTGTAAATCAGACTGCATTGCATTCGGGGGTTCGAATCCCTCACTCGCCACATCGAGAAGGGCCCCCGCTGAGCGGGGGCCCTTTCGTTTGCGCTCCATGGGGCGCGGATGCCGCGTTTCAGCAGGCGGTCGACACTGTGCTTCGGCACAGGCCGATGCTCAGCGTGCTGGCCAGGACCGTGCGGTGCTCGTCCTCGCTCTTCTCGAGCGTCTGCAGCGACAGGATGAAGCCCATTTCCTCACCTCCTCGGTTCGATCGCCGCCGGGGGACCGACGGGTGCGAGCACCGGGGGGAGCAGGGGGAGAAGCGGCTGGTCGGTCGTCTGGGCGTGTGGGGATGCCGCGACGAGAGCGAGCAGCACACCAGCGGCTCCGGTCGCGAGGTCGCATGATGCGCGGAGCATCCCGTCTCCGACGACGCGTACGCCGGCCGGGGCTTCGAGGGCGTGCAGCCTCATCTGCGAGAGATGGTGGTCGCGAGCGCGCACCGTCTCCGCGCTCGCGTGGCCGGTCGCCTCCAGCGACTGGAGGAAGATCGCGAGCCCGGCCCGGCCCGCGAAGAGGCCCGGCTGCACGACGAAGGGTGCCGACGCCGCGCGGATGATCCCGCGCAGCGCGTCATGCAGCTCGTCGTCCGGCTCGTGCGACAGATACTGCGCGAGCACGAGGCCGATGCCGGCCGACCCGTGGGCGAGGTAGGGGAGCAGGCGCCACCCTTGATCCACCTGCAACGACCCGTCCGAATCGCGGCGCAGCGACCGGAGGTCGACCGCGAGGGCGCGTCGGGCGATCTCGAGGAACCGCCGGTCTCGGGTGCGCTCGAACAGCCGCAGCGCCAGGAGTGCGGTTCCGCTCGCGCCGCCCATGAGGCCGCCCCGACGCGGCGACACCACCGGTGCTGGCGGCGCGTCTGCGCCGATGAGCCCCCAGCGTTCGCTGAGGCGGTCGACGATGGCGATCGCCGGCTCCAGAGCGCCGGGATCGCCCGGTTCGGCGAGGAGGGCGAGGCCGATGCCGGGAAGGCCCGAGGCGAGGTCGGATCCGACGGTCGCATCGGCGAGGTCGACGCCGTGCAGCCGCTCGCGGAGAGTCGAAGCTTCTGCGATGAACCCGAGGCGGCGACAGGCCCAGATCGCGCCGGCGGCGCCATCCATCAACCCGAGGCGAGGGTGGTCGTCCCACGCCTCCGAGATCGACTGCTCCACCCATGCGCGCAGCTCGGCGGGGAGCGCGATGCCGGCGGCGCCGAGCGCGAGGGCGACCCCGAGGGCGCCGTGGGCGAGCGAGAACCTGGGTTCGCGGAACTGGCGCGGGTCGCCTGGCCACAGCCGATCGAGCCGGTGAGGGGTCGCATCGGCGAGCAGCTGCTCCGCGACCTGCTCAATGGTCGGGGTCGACGTCGGATGCGAGAGCCTGTGCCCGCCTCCGCGGCTGTCGTCGCCGCGCTCGTGACTGAGCCTCGCCGCCACGCGTTCCGACCAGTCGCGAGGCAGGTCGAAGGTCGCGGCCGCCTCCGCGACCAGCGATCGGGCTTTCGCCGGCTGAAGCGCCAGCACACTCGTGAGCGGCAGGAAGACGTGTAGCTCGATGCACGCGAGCGCGTGCTCGTCGCGTCGCACGGGATCGGTCTCGTCGGGCAGCGCGAATCCGGCTGCGCCGAGGACGGCGGCGGCGCGGGAGGCGGCGGGCACCGACATCTCGAGATCGATGAGACCGACCGATCCGTCCGCGTCGACGAGGACATTGGCCGGATGCAGGTCCCCGTGGGTGCGGCCCGAGGCGTGCAGGCGGGAGATCTCCCGTCGCAGGGCATCGAGGACGAGCAGCATCCGGTCGCGGTACGCGTGGCGCTCCTCGGCGGTGGACACCGCGGCGGTGAGCGGGCTCGTCGTCGAGACGACCCGGTCGAGCGGCTGGCCCGGCAGCTGCTCGAGGACGATGAAGCGATGGCCGTGCGCGTCGAACGAGGCTCGCACCTCCGGTACGCGCACGACGCCGCCGAGGGCACGCAGGGTGCGCTCCTCGTCGCGCAGCCGCGCAACGGCATCCCTCCCGTCCGGCGTCCAACCGGCGAACGGCCGCGCCTCTTTCACGATGACGGGCGCCCCGTCGAGGATTCCGGTGTAGACACCGCCGGCGTTCGAGTAGTGCAGGGCCCCGGTGATCTCCGGAAAACCCGCCGGCGGCTCGTTGCCGAGCGCCTCGAGCTGGCGTTGCAAGAAGCCCGGCAGCTCGACCCAGGGCGGCACATGGAAGCCCGCCTCGCGCCGGTCGGGAACCCAGGTGCCGCTTCGTGGATCGCGTACCGCCGCCACGGCCTCGCCGTCGACGATCACCTCGTGGTCGGTGAAGGCGCCGTATCTGACGAACAGCGGACCGGCGTTCCAGCGCAGATCCGACAGGATGTAGGGGCCGGGTCGCCCGCCGAGCGCCTCGTCGAGCGTGACCAGACAGTGCTCGAGGCGTTCGACCGAGGGTGGGTAGAGCGTGATGAACTTGCCCGCTCCCGACCGGTCGGCATCCTTCGCCAGTACGGCGTCGAGCGCTCGCTTGTCGACCAGATGCTTGAACGCGACACCATGCCGGTGGCAGTAGGCCGAGACGATCTCGAGCACGGCCGCGGCCGCGTCGGGCAGGGCCGTGACATGCACCTTCCACCCCTGGTCGGGCAGGTGTGGTTCAGGCGGCATCCAGACGGTCCACGGATGCCGTCGGCTCCGCCGCCAGTCAGCCCACGAGGCGGCCGTCGCCGGCGCATAGCGGTGAGTGTCGTCCGGTGTGTCGGTGCCGGCGCCGTCCGCGCTCGGGGAGTCGTAGAACATCCGATCCCGTGTCGCGAAACGCCCGAAGATCGGATCCATCTGTTTCCCCCACGGCCCGGTACGGCGGGCCCAGGGTCATCATCGGTCGGCGCGCACGGGCTCGCCCGCGTCCCGGGCGGTGAAAAGACGCGCGTGCGGCCCGGCGTTGCCCCGTCGCGACCCGGACGGGGCTTCTGTTCTCGGTCGACAATTGGAGCGTGAAAATTCATCCGAATGGATGAAGCTCGCCGGGAGCTGGCGGCTGCAGCCTCGGCTGCATCAAGGACTAAAGACCCGAAAACCGTCGAAAACACGACCCCCCTGGTCGCGTTGGTATTGAGGTGTTTGACTTAGTTCACCCGGGGGAGGGATAAACGCTATGAAGGACGAAACGGCACTGCCGTTCGACCCGGCTGACGATGTCGCGGCCGTCGAAGAAGAGGTGAGGGTTCTCCTCGTCAATCGCCGAGATGTCGTGCGACGAGGACTGCGTGCCGTCATCGAAGATGCGGGCGATCTCGTCGTGGTCGGAGAGATGGCGCGGCTCGACGAAGCGTGGCCGATGATCGATCGGGCCGACCCGGACGTCGCCATCCTCGACGCGACGGAGCCTCCGGAGCAGATCGTGAGCGCGGTGGACAAGATCCGACGCGTGCAGATCGATGTGCCGCTGCTCGTCCACGGACGCACCGACGCCGAAGAGGCGAAGCGAGTCGCGTGGGCTGTGGGCGCCGACGGCTACCTCCTCGATGACGCCGACGCGCAGGACGTCTTGCAGCTCGTGCGCCGGATCGCACGCGGCGGAGACGTGCACAGCCTGCAGGCGGTGCACGGTGCGGGCCTGCCAGCGAACCAACCCTCGACCGTTGACCTCACGCTGCGCGAGCGTCAGGTACTCCGTTTCATCGCCGCCGGGATGACGAATCGTCAAATCGGAAATCGGCTCGGACTGGCAGAGAAGACCATCAAGAACTACGTCTCCGGGCTGCTCGCCAAGCTGCATTTGGAGAGTCGCACACAAGCCGCCGTTTATCGGATGACGCACGATGACGTCACGCGCGGCGGGACCAATGGCACTGCCGATCGCCATCGCGCCTGAGTGATGGTGACCAATACGCGTCCCCTGGAGGGGGCGTCCGCATCCCCCCGCGTGAAAGGAAGAGATCATGATTCGCGCAACCCATAACGGTTCACATCACGAAATGACCGACGGGAAGGACTCGGCGTGACGACGCGATCGACCGCCCGGGTGCGGCATCCCCGAGCCGGTAGGCGTGTCCGCAGCGTCATCGCCTCGCTGAGCGCCCTGGTCGTGGCGGCACTCATCGTCATGCCCCTCGGCCAGACGGCCCACGCGCGCATCGATGATGCGACGCCGATCGCGGATGCCGAGATCGGCCCGAACACGGAAATCCAGGTCACGGCCCTCGGGCCCGGCGCAAATGTCCAGGGATTCCAACCGCCGTCGCCCATCACACAAGATCCGCTGGCTGCCTACCCCACCAGCAATCCGGCCGGATACTCGTCGGTGAGGCCCTTCAGCGGAACGATCATCGCGTCGAGCATCTCCGACCCGTCGCTGACCGCCGAGATGTACTGCATCAATCTCCGGGTGGCCACGAACGTCGGCATCGGGTACGAGTCCGGCACGTGGGAGGAATCGAACGTCCCGAACATCGGATACGTCACCTACATCCTCAACAACTACTACCCGACGACCTCCGAACCCTCCGGTCTCTCGGCGAATCAGCAGGCAGCGGCCGTCCAGTCCGCGATCTGGTACTTCACGGATGGATATGTCGTGAGCACGGCGGCCAGCTCGACGATTCGCGAGGCGACGGCGGCGATCGTCGCCGCAGCTCAGGCGGCAGGACCGGTCGTCGAACCGCCTGCGCCGGAAGCGAGCATCACACCCGCTTCCGATTCCGCCGCGTCGATCTCCAGCGCGGGGCCCTTCACGGTCGTCGCCGAGGGCGCGACCGAGGTCACCGTCTCCGTTCCCAGCGGCTATGCGATGTTCACGGACGCGGAAGGGGCGGAGCCCCTCGCGAACCCGGCCTCCGTGCCCACGGGTACCGACATATGGGTGCGGAGTTCGAGCGGTTCGCCCGGCGAGACCGTGCTGAACGCGCGCGCAGCGGTGACGGTCCAGCGGGGGCAGGTGTATCTGTACGACGGCAACACACCTTCTTTGGACGATGCGCAGCGACTGATCCTGGCCGACACGACGGAACTGGACGCGGTCGCCTCAGCCACCGCGGAGTTCTTCGCGGTCGGCTCGTTGACGGTGAGCAAGGCGTTCGCCGGCGAGGCGCTCGGTCTTCAGGGCGACATCCAGCTGGCCATCGACTGCGGTGAGGGGTACACCTACACCGCCGACATCCCCGCCGGCACGGCGACGACGCAGACCTTCACGTACTCGGGCATACCGGCCGGGACGAGCTGCACGGTGACGGAACCCGTCACCGGCGCCAACACGGTGGTCGACGTCGAAACCGATGCGGGCCAGACCGCGGAGATCACGGAGGGCGGTGCCGCGATCACGATCACGAACACCGTCACCTACCTTCCGGGCGCTCTGCGGGTGGTGAAGGGCATCGCCGGTGACGCCGCAGGCGCGCAGGGTGCGATTCGCCTGACCGTGGTCTGCGGTGACGTTCTTAACGAGACGTTCGAGATCCCGGCCGGAAGCGCCGCCGGCGATTACGAGCAGGTGTACTCCGACCTGCCCGCCGGCACCGCGTGCACCGTCACGGAGACGGAGACGGGCAGCACCGCGCAGGTGGAGGTCGCGACGGGCGACCCCGTCACCGTCGAGATCCAGCCGGGTGCGACGGTCGATGCGGCAGTCGCGAACACCGTGACCTACCGTCCTGGATCACTTCGCGTGGTCAAGTCGATCGCGGGAGTCGCGGCCGGACAGCAGGCCGCGATCGAACTCGGCATCGTCTGCGGCGAAGTGCTCGACGAGACCTTCGAGATTCCCGCCGGCACCGCCGCGGGGGAGTACGAGCAGCTCTTCACCGACATCCCGGCTGGTACCGAGTGCACCGTCACGGAGCTCGAGTCGGGCGCGACGGCACAGGTCGACGTCACGTCAGACGGCCCCGTCACCGTGGCCATCGAGCCGGGCGCGACGGTCGACGCCGCGCTGTCGAACGATGTGTCGTATCTGCCGGGGTCGCTGCGGGTCGTGAAGACCGTGACCGGCGGAGGCGCGGGTCTGCAGGATGCCATCGAGCTCAGCGTCCGTTGCGATGACGGCGACGTGCTCGACGAGACGTTCGTGATCCCGGCTCGCAGTCGCGCGGGCGACTACGAGCAGGTGTACGCGGATCTGCCCGCAGGAACGAACTGCGTCGTGACCGAGACCGAGTCGGGCAGCACTGCGCTCGTGCAGGTGGCCACGGCCGACCCCGTCACGGTGGAGATCGAACCCGGCGGAACCGTGGATGCCGCCCTCGTCAACGACGTTCGCGGAGGGGAGCCGATCGTCCCCGGACACAGCGCGCTCCCCGCGACCGGCGGCGAGGCGCCACACCTGGCCCTCATCCTCGGACTCGGCAGCATGATGGTCGGTCTGCTCGTGATCATGGGCGGTTACCGGGTGCACCGTCAGCGGTCGACGCTGACACGGTGAGGCCCGCTGCGCCCCCTCGCTCGACGGCGAGGGGGCGCAGTCACGCCCTCGTGCCCGCCGGAGGAGCGGGCGATCGACGACGGAAAACCGGCACCGATATTTCATCCGGACGGATGAGACAACTCAGAGCCGGTTGCGTGTTCCCCACAGTGCGAGCTGCGTCCGGTCGGCGAGATCGAGCTTCTTGAGCGCGGAATGCAGTTGCGATCGCACGGTGTGCACCGAGACCTGGAGCCTATCGGCGATGCCCTCGTTGCTCGTCACGCCGCCGGCGAGCACCGAGATCACGCGACGCTCGGCCGAGGTCAGCAGAGCGCTCGCCTCCGGGTCTTCGGGCCCTCCGCCGCGGCGGACGAACTCACGGATCAGGGGCGCCGTCACTCGCGACGACACGAGGGCCTCGCCCCGGGCTGCCGCATAGATCGCACCGACGAGCTGGTCGGAGTCGTGACTCTTGAGCAGGTAGCCGACGGCACCGGAATCCAGTGCTTCACTGACGTATCCGTCGATGGCGAAGCTCGTCATGACGATGACGGCGATGGGCGCGCGGCCGTCTTCGGGGCGCGCGAGCAGGCGTGTCGCGGACAGTCCCGACATCTGCGGCATCTGGATGTCCATGAGCACGACGTCGGCACGCTCGGTTCGGGCGACGTGCACGGCGTCGATGCCGTTCGAGACCTCGCCGACGACCTGGATGCCGGGGGCGCCTTCCAGCTGAAGCCGCAGCCCTCGGCGCACAGCACGATTGTCGTCGGCGATCAGCACGCGGATGCGCTCGGCTCCACGAGTCATACCGTTCTCCCTGTCAGGCGATCGGGTCGATCGGGATCGTGATCCGCACGTCCCATCCGCCGGTCGGCGTCGGCCCTGCGAACAGTGTGCCCCTCAGTAGCTCGACGCGCTCGCGCATTCCCCGCAGGCCCCAGCCGAGATCGAGGCCCGGGACCGGCATCGATTCGCTGTTCGGTGCCCCATTGACGACGCGGACGATGAGTTCGTCCTCAGCCTCGGCCACCGTCACGGTCACACTGACCGGCGCCCCGGGAGCGTGCTTGGCGGCGTTCGTCAGGGCCTCCTGGAGAACGCGGTACGCGGTGGTCGAGACGACGGCCGGAAGGTCGGACACCGCACCGGACAGCTCGAACGAGACCGGCATGCCGCGCTGCGACCAGAACTCCACCAGCTCGCCCGCACGACGCAGGTCGCGTGTCGTCTCCGCGGGTGCCGCTGCTTCGGCGTGCAGGTCGCTCAGCGCGCCCGCGAGGCTCGCCGCCGCGAACCGGCCCTCGTTCCGTACCTCGCCGACCAGACGGATCGCCTCGTCGGGACGGGCGGGCGCAAGCGAGATGGCGGCGTCGGCGAGCGTCACGAGCCCGGCCAGGTGCTGACCGGCGACATCGTGCAGCTCCTGCGCGATGCGGGCGCGCTCCCGCTCGCGAGCGTCGTTGACGCGCGCATCGTGCTCTTGGCGCGCCAGTTCGGCCTGCTCGCGGGCGAGCGTGACCTTCCGCACCTGCGCGCCCCACCAGATCCCCAACGCGGTCGCCCCGAGAGCCGGGGCGGTGAACCGGAAGAACTCGTTCGCCATGAACGTCACGGCGGCCCCGGCGTCGCCCGCGTAGACGACGGCCCAGACGAAGAGGCCTCCCATGCCGAGCATGACCACGCCGAGGAAGCACACGATCGCCGACGTCGCCGGCACCCGGCTCGCCAGGAGGAACTGCGCGAGCGCCACGACCAGGTACATGCCGATGAGCCAGTTGGGCACGTCGAAGGTGGCGAGGAGGACGAGGTACACCGCGACGGTCGCGACGACCGCCGTGCGCGGCCACCGATCGCTCAGCAGAAGCGCGGACGCCTGGGCCACGCAGGCCACGGTGAGGATGACGCACAGCACGGGTATCGAGACCGAGAACGGCCAGTCGATGGGGCCGGCCAACATCGCGGTGATCGGCGTCGCGAGCACCTGGAGGGTCGTCATCACCGACACGATGGCGACCAGGATCGCCGACGCGCGACGCGTGCGGAAGAAGGTGCGCGTCGCGGACTCGTCGAATCCGACGCCGGGCTCTCGGGGTGGGTTCACCACAGAATCCTCTCAGCCCCGCAGAGAAGGCCCGTGCATGCCAGGATGTGATGAGTCAGCGCGGAAGGAAACCTGTCGATGAGCAAGCCCATCACATCTCCCGAATCCAACA
It contains:
- a CDS encoding sensor histidine kinase, with the translated sequence MNPPREPGVGFDESATRTFFRTRRASAILVAIVSVMTTLQVLATPITAMLAGPIDWPFSVSIPVLCVILTVACVAQASALLLSDRWPRTAVVATVAVYLVLLATFDVPNWLIGMYLVVALAQFLLASRVPATSAIVCFLGVVMLGMGGLFVWAVVYAGDAGAAVTFMANEFFRFTAPALGATALGIWWGAQVRKVTLAREQAELARQEHDARVNDARERERARIAQELHDVAGQHLAGLVTLADAAISLAPARPDEAIRLVGEVRNEGRFAAASLAGALSDLHAEAAAPAETTRDLRRAGELVEFWSQRGMPVSFELSGAVSDLPAVVSTTAYRVLQEALTNAAKHAPGAPVSVTVTVAEAEDELIVRVVNGAPNSESMPVPGLDLGWGLRGMRERVELLRGTLFAGPTPTGGWDVRITIPIDPIA
- the lanKC gene encoding class III lanthionine synthetase LanKC, whose product is MDPIFGRFATRDRMFYDSPSADGAGTDTPDDTHRYAPATAASWADWRRSRRHPWTVWMPPEPHLPDQGWKVHVTALPDAAAAVLEIVSAYCHRHGVAFKHLVDKRALDAVLAKDADRSGAGKFITLYPPSVERLEHCLVTLDEALGGRPGPYILSDLRWNAGPLFVRYGAFTDHEVIVDGEAVAAVRDPRSGTWVPDRREAGFHVPPWVELPGFLQRQLEALGNEPPAGFPEITGALHYSNAGGVYTGILDGAPVIVKEARPFAGWTPDGRDAVARLRDEERTLRALGGVVRVPEVRASFDAHGHRFIVLEQLPGQPLDRVVSTTSPLTAAVSTAEERHAYRDRMLLVLDALRREISRLHASGRTHGDLHPANVLVDADGSVGLIDLEMSVPAASRAAAVLGAAGFALPDETDPVRRDEHALACIELHVFLPLTSVLALQPAKARSLVAEAAATFDLPRDWSERVAARLSHERGDDSRGGGHRLSHPTSTPTIEQVAEQLLADATPHRLDRLWPGDPRQFREPRFSLAHGALGVALALGAAGIALPAELRAWVEQSISEAWDDHPRLGLMDGAAGAIWACRRLGFIAEASTLRERLHGVDLADATVGSDLASGLPGIGLALLAEPGDPGALEPAIAIVDRLSERWGLIGADAPPAPVVSPRRGGLMGGASGTALLALRLFERTRDRRFLEIARRALAVDLRSLRRDSDGSLQVDQGWRLLPYLAHGSAGIGLVLAQYLSHEPDDELHDALRGIIRAASAPFVVQPGLFAGRAGLAIFLQSLEATGHASAETVRARDHHLSQMRLHALEAPAGVRVVGDGMLRASCDLATGAAGVLLALVAASPHAQTTDQPLLPLLPPVLAPVGPPAAIEPRR
- a CDS encoding thioester domain-containing protein, with translation MTTRSTARVRHPRAGRRVRSVIASLSALVVAALIVMPLGQTAHARIDDATPIADAEIGPNTEIQVTALGPGANVQGFQPPSPITQDPLAAYPTSNPAGYSSVRPFSGTIIASSISDPSLTAEMYCINLRVATNVGIGYESGTWEESNVPNIGYVTYILNNYYPTTSEPSGLSANQQAAAVQSAIWYFTDGYVVSTAASSTIREATAAIVAAAQAAGPVVEPPAPEASITPASDSAASISSAGPFTVVAEGATEVTVSVPSGYAMFTDAEGAEPLANPASVPTGTDIWVRSSSGSPGETVLNARAAVTVQRGQVYLYDGNTPSLDDAQRLILADTTELDAVASATAEFFAVGSLTVSKAFAGEALGLQGDIQLAIDCGEGYTYTADIPAGTATTQTFTYSGIPAGTSCTVTEPVTGANTVVDVETDAGQTAEITEGGAAITITNTVTYLPGALRVVKGIAGDAAGAQGAIRLTVVCGDVLNETFEIPAGSAAGDYEQVYSDLPAGTACTVTETETGSTAQVEVATGDPVTVEIQPGATVDAAVANTVTYRPGSLRVVKSIAGVAAGQQAAIELGIVCGEVLDETFEIPAGTAAGEYEQLFTDIPAGTECTVTELESGATAQVDVTSDGPVTVAIEPGATVDAALSNDVSYLPGSLRVVKTVTGGGAGLQDAIELSVRCDDGDVLDETFVIPARSRAGDYEQVYADLPAGTNCVVTETESGSTALVQVATADPVTVEIEPGGTVDAALVNDVRGGEPIVPGHSALPATGGEAPHLALILGLGSMMVGLLVIMGGYRVHRQRSTLTR
- a CDS encoding FBP domain-containing protein, which encodes MQALTEEQVRASFVNATADDRRIMAMPIDFMLLDWDHLDFLAWRDPNSRERGYLIAQHEGTPVGVVLRAASGSSRARSALCNLCHTMQPGDQVTLFSARKAGPGGDAGDTIGTYICADLGCHDNVRIAGPLAPSEIRASVDRRIDGTRHRTEAFVGRVIGTDD
- a CDS encoding SapB/AmfS family lanthipeptide is translated as MGFILSLQTLEKSEDEHRTVLASTLSIGLCRSTVSTAC
- a CDS encoding response regulator transcription factor produces the protein MTRGAERIRVLIADDNRAVRRGLRLQLEGAPGIQVVGEVSNGIDAVHVARTERADVVLMDIQMPQMSGLSATRLLARPEDGRAPIAVIVMTSFAIDGYVSEALDSGAVGYLLKSHDSDQLVGAIYAAARGEALVSSRVTAPLIREFVRRGGGPEDPEASALLTSAERRVISVLAGGVTSNEGIADRLQVSVHTVRSQLHSALKKLDLADRTQLALWGTRNRL
- a CDS encoding LuxR C-terminal-related transcriptional regulator, with translation MKDETALPFDPADDVAAVEEEVRVLLVNRRDVVRRGLRAVIEDAGDLVVVGEMARLDEAWPMIDRADPDVAILDATEPPEQIVSAVDKIRRVQIDVPLLVHGRTDAEEAKRVAWAVGADGYLLDDADAQDVLQLVRRIARGGDVHSLQAVHGAGLPANQPSTVDLTLRERQVLRFIAAGMTNRQIGNRLGLAEKTIKNYVSGLLAKLHLESRTQAAVYRMTHDDVTRGGTNGTADRHRA